ATGAGCTGAACGCGGTGGATTATTTGCTGAAGCCGGCCACATTTGAACGCTTCCTGATGGCCATCAATAAAGCTGGGGCTGCATTGGCGACAAAAAATACCCCCGTTACGAATGACGACGCTGCTGTGTTTATTAAAAGCGGGCCGCAGACCTACCGGGTTAAGATAGGCGAGATCCTGTACCTGGAAAAGAATGGCAATTACATTACCGTTCATTTGAAAGACGGGAATATCCTGATCCGTGAAAATATGAGTGACATTTTTGACCTGCTGCCGGCGCCGGATTTTATCCGGGTACATAAATCATATGTGGTGGGGATCAGGCATATCAGTATGATCGAAGTACATCAGCTTATTGTAAATGGTGAAAAGATCCCTGTTGGGAGCACTTACCGCGAATCGCTTCGCGACCGGCTGGGGATTGGGTAAATTCATCTTTATTTATCACCCAGTTCTTCTGCCAGCCCAATAAGCAATCCTTCGTGCCCCCGGATGTAGCAGAGCCGGTAAATATTCTCATACTGCACCACTTCGCCAACGAGTGTAGCGCCCTGTTTGTACAGCCTGGTGAGCGTTTCGTCAAGGTTGTCAACGGTGAACATGATGCGTAGGTAACCAAGCGCATTAACAGGAGACGTTCTGTGATCTTCAACCGTTGGCGGGGTAAGAAATCGCGAAAGCTCCAGGCGGCTGTGGCCATCGGGGGTAACCATCATCGCTATCTCCACACGCTGGTCACCCAGGCCGGTGACGCATCCCGCCCACTCTCCTTCCACGTTGCCCCGTCCTTCCAGTTTCAGACCTAATTCGGTGAAAAAAGTTATGGCGCCATCGAGCGATTCCACAACGATGCCGACATTGTGCATTACCGGTAAATTATTTTTTGCCATAGTTTATTTCGTTTTACCAGGAAGATACCAGGCATTGTTCGCCGGGTTTGGCGAAAAATAACAAAACCATTCAGATGATACCAACGGCCAGCTTTTAATGTCTTTTGAAATATTGTATTTCCCGCTCATGCTTTTGAGCAGCTGCCAATGAACTGAATGTGCCGAGGTTTCTCCTTTTATTTGTTTTAGGGTCTTTCTTTCGCGAATACAAACGGTATTCTCCGGACTTTAATTTTCTGATCATAACAAGTCATTTTATACCAGATTTGCAATTGTTATGCCGTCAATTACCGGCACTATCACAATAATTTTTTCAATTTCCGGAAACTCAGCGTTAACACTGAATATAGTGATG
The Niastella koreensis GR20-10 genome window above contains:
- a CDS encoding LytR/AlgR family response regulator transcription factor, which codes for MITCIAIDDEPKALEVIERYCQKIESVSLRATFREPLKAIAFLNREKIDLIFLDINMPEINGMQLLQTLSPRPLIIFTTAYSQYAVESYELNAVDYLLKPATFERFLMAINKAGAALATKNTPVTNDDAAVFIKSGPQTYRVKIGEILYLEKNGNYITVHLKDGNILIRENMSDIFDLLPAPDFIRVHKSYVVGIRHISMIEVHQLIVNGEKIPVGSTYRESLRDRLGIG
- a CDS encoding VOC family protein — its product is MAKNNLPVMHNVGIVVESLDGAITFFTELGLKLEGRGNVEGEWAGCVTGLGDQRVEIAMMVTPDGHSRLELSRFLTPPTVEDHRTSPVNALGYLRIMFTVDNLDETLTRLYKQGATLVGEVVQYENIYRLCYIRGHEGLLIGLAEELGDK